Genomic segment of Pongo pygmaeus isolate AG05252 chromosome 1, NHGRI_mPonPyg2-v2.0_pri, whole genome shotgun sequence:
GCATGAAGGGCGGAGGGTGGAGGTGTCCCTGGGGTGAGCTGGCTTCTAGAACAAAGCCAAAACCACCATTAGTCTGTGGCAGCATGAATAAGAAACtaagaattctttttctttttgagacagagtttcgctcatgttgcccagactggagtgcaatggtgtgatcttggctcactgcaacctccacctcccaggttcaaacaattctcctgcctcatcctcccaagtagctgggattacaggcatgtgccaccatgcctggctaattttatgtttttagtagagatggggttcaccatgttggccaggctggtctcgaattcctggcctcaggtgatctgcccacctcagcctcccaaagtgctgggattacaggtgtcagccaccatgcctagcccaagAAACTTAAGAATTTTTATGTTATCAGGCCATCAGCTGGATCGAGATATTCAGAGCccttttttttatcctttttaaggGGTGGGGGGGAACAacatcattagaatgcctgagaaATTAGGGGGAAAAGGACATGAAACAAAAATCTGACAAGGACTCCTAAGGACCAACAGCTCTCACCTTGTGTGGCATGCTCTGTCTATACCCCTCAGCACCACTGACTGGGCAAAGCAACGTGTTCCAGAAGGCTCCCCACATGCAGACAGTGGGGTCCATGGGGTGGCTCCTCCAAACTGCATCAGGGAATCAGGAAGGGACTGGCCTGGAGCCAAGGGGAAAGGGATGATTGCTCCTGCTGTCACCAcctaaagagaaggaagagaacatGTTATAGGACATTTTCTCAGCACTGACCCAACCCCTCACAAAGCTTCATACCTTTTTCCCACAGAAGCTCAGCATGTCAGCCAGATGAACCATGGAAACTGGAGAAGAACACAGGCGATAAGGAACAGTGACTGTGTCCAGGGCTGTAGCCAGGATGGCACTGCAGTGGAAGGGCAAAGTGGCCTGTAAGAAGACACCAAGAGGGGCACTTGGCGTCAGGCCTGGAAAAGAATGTGTGGAGGCAGAATATTAACACTAGAAGGATCCAGGGAACGAAGCAGGGGTATGTTTGACCCCGGGCTGGACAAGCATAGGACAGTGTGATCTGAGAGGCCACATCACAGCTGAGTTCAAGCTCGGGCCTCAGGAACAGAGCCAGTAACAAGACAGCGGCTGACTGAGAGTATGAGGAGGCCCTATAGCCTGCTGCAGTCAGAACAAGAGCACCGAGACTTACATCATAATGCAGGTAAGGGAAGTTGACAGGTGGCTCAGGTTGCAGGCCCAGGCTCCCACCCAGGGACAAGAGGCAGACGAGAGAGCTGTGAGCAGTCAGGTGCACGAGACCAAAAGCTGTGTTTAATAGACGATAGATGTTTCTCTGGGCCTCCTGGTGAAGAAAAAGAGCAGTTTGCATTAAGCAGCTCTCCCACTGGGATTCGACTCTTTACTCCTCCAAGTTCCACTCACTCCACGATAGTAGGGACCAGGTAGCAGGCCCCACGTTATTATTCCCCGCCCTGAATATTCATCTTGTAGCAGCTCTGCCGCCTTTGCGCCTACCCCAGAGAAGCCATCGTGCAGGTCACACAGGATCTGGAAGCCCTGGGCAGAGGTGAGTGATGAAAGATAGTTAGCAGGATGAGAAGAGCTTCCACCCTGGAGTGCACATTGCCACGCCGCTACCTGCAAGTAGTCACATTCCTCCACGTAGAAGTGCAGCCTGTCCTCCAGCTCTTCCTGGTACTTGGGTTCCTTTAGGACACTTTCCCCTTGGCCAAAAGCCTCCAGCCGACCTGCTTCCCTGCCACAAGTAAACACGATCCAAGACTTACATCTCTTCCCTCAACTCCTCAGCCTCTTGTCCTGGGGAAGGGCAGGGAAGATGGCCTCAAGAGCCTCATCCTGCATTGGTGGGGACCCACGTTTCTTGCCTCAAAGCCTCTGGGGTCCCCATACCCATCGTGGTTGTACTTCTGAATCATACAGATGCTCTGGGGATGGAGATGGACTCTGAGGAAGTCTGACCAGACCCTGATGCTGGCCTCTGTAGGGATAAGTGGTTTTGGAGTTGTAGCAGTGGTGAGTGGTGGGGAACCTGAAGACAAGCAGAAGAAATGTACCTTTCTCCACGTTTCTGCTCTACCCAAACCCCCATCCATCAGTATCTGGAGAAGTCTCACCTTTGCCATTGGGAATGGATTTGACCCTCCAAACACCATCACTACTCAGCACTCCCTGGGAAGGGTGAGAAAAATCTACATTTAGTTCCAGGCAGTTTAGAGGCAAAGGTTGCTTCATCCTCCTTGAGTTGGCTGGCCACACCGCATAGCCTCCTTTCTGTTCACCGAGTCGCAGTCCTTAGGAAAAAGAGTGCTTTTTCCCAAAATATCattctaaaacatttaaaatgattaaaatccCCTTTTACCTGCCCCTATGGAGACCCTTGGGTTGTAGCACTGGGTTAAAAAGTTCAGGACAGAGGCCCTCACCTCTGCACTCAGAAAGTCCTGGAGATAAGGGTTCTTGGGATAGAGTTCCTCTTTGTGTGTGGTGAGCTTCCCCTGCCTGAAAGAGATTGGAGATTGATCAAAGAAACTGCACTCTGATCAGAGTTATCCAGCATTCTGCGTACATACACGATCCCCACCCTTATCCATACATCAATTACACACCATGCTATTGCAGCATCCAACTGTTTGTCCCTATAGAGTCCACCTTCCTCTTTTAGGGAGCTCAAACTATCTGTACAGAAATAACAGAGACAATGTTAGGTCAAAGCCTGGGCACCCTCCCCCTCTAGCTAACCTTCCTCTGATCACTTGACAACCAGCTGTCACCAGCTTTCCAGCACTTGGCTCTTCTAAGCTTTCTGGCATATACACTAGTTGGGGGGAAAACCCTGGCTTAGGAGAATCTAGATTACATCTTTCCGTTTCCAGCTTAGTCATTAGCTGTGGGACCGGGGGGGAAAACCACATCCAGGGGTCCGACAGGAGTGCTGTAGTTCAAGTCCTCACTCTCCAGGGCCTAGCAGCCTATTCCCGAGATGGCTCTTGAGCAACTGTCGTGGGCCCCTCGAGTGTTGGCATGTTGTGCTCAGCTCCTCATTTCCGATCCTGGAGCTCGGTAAGGTGGGAGGGTCTTGAAGATAACGGCAGCGCAAGGACTAGGCACGCGGAAGGGAAACACGGGGCATCGGCTGACTCTGCCACCATCTCACCCTTCAGATCCATGAGGATGAGTCGCGGCGTGTAGGTCTCCTGGCTGCGCAGCGTTCGGCCCGTACGATACAGGACGTCGGGGCACAGCTCTCCCGGGGGCTCCTTGGCATCGGTCGCTCAGCCCAGCGCAGCATCCTGGGGAAGCAGAGAGGACCAGGCGGGCCGGCTGAACGTCGGGAGTGTAGATCCCGAAGGGCTCCTCGGGGGCAGTTGCCCGCCGACCTCACCTGCTGGTTCCAGCAGTGCGCGCCCACGAAACCGGCAAAATGTCCCAACTGCAGTGTGAGCACCTCCCGGCCCCGCCCGCCATACTGCGCGGCTCCAGGGGGCCGCAGCGCCCCAGCCCCGCCGCTCGCTGCTCCTAGCCGATTGGCTTGTCAGGCGCGTGGGCGGGTGTCATTCTCGACCACCTATTGGGCCGAAACACATCCTTTCCCATTGGAGAAACGATGCGCCGATCCTTTCCTGCCTTTTCCTAGACGTGGCCCATTCCGGCTTCTCTGTGGTTGCCTGCGAGGGGCGGGGCTCCACGGGCCACGCCATTGCTCCTGCTCCACGTTGGAGCCGGACGGGCGCTGTCTCCGCAGCTGACTTGGGGCTGTCAGGGCGCGGGCCGCGGAAGGCTCTGCCTCGTACTTCCCTTGAGGTCTTATCTCTTCTTACATATCTCTCCGCTGGCTGATAGCTCCCCGGGCAAAAATAAAACCTTGCCAGAAAAGCGGAAGCTCTCCTAAAGCCTCCCATGCCCCTTCATCTCTTCAGAAGTCCCACGGATCACGACTCTTCAGAAGTCCACAGATCCCTGTGGACTGACCTAGCTATCATATCTCGATCATTTACATGTATTAATCTATCTCTGTGTATCTAACACCTTATGTAAATAGAGTATTGGCGTCTGTCTTTTGCTCAATATGGTTTATgcaatttatatttttgcatatatatttttcatagctGTGGAATAGTCCATTGTATGAATACACCACCACTGATCTATTCTAAAGAATGAATATATTCTGCTGATAATAGCTTTTGGGATTGTTTCCATTGTTTCCAATTTTGGGCTATTAGGTGCTATGATTAACATCCTTGTGTATATTTA
This window contains:
- the LOC129017880 gene encoding protein misato homolog 1-like isoform X2 → MDLKDSLSSLKEEGGLYRDKQLDAAIAWQGKLTTHKEELYPKNPYLQDFLSAEGVLSSDGVWRVKSIPNGKGSPPLTTATTPKPLIPTEASIRVWSDFLRVHLHPQSICMIQKYNHDGEAGRLEAFGQGESVLKEPKYQEELEDRLHFYVEECDYLQVAAWQCALQGGSSSHPANYLSSLTSAQGFQILCDLHDGFSGVGAKAAELLQDEYSGRGIITWGLLPGPYYRGEAQRNIYRLLNTAFGLVHLTAHSSLVCLLSLGGSLGLQPEPPVNFPYLHYDATLPFHCSAILATALDTVTVPYRLCSSPVSMVHLADMLSFCGKKVVTAGAIIPFPLAPGQSLPDSLMQFGGATPWTPLSACGEPSGTRCFAQSVVLRGIDRACHTRSQLTPGTPPPSALHACTTGEEVLAQYLQQQQPGVMSSSRLLLTPCRVAPPYPHLFSSCGPPGMVLDGSPKGAAVESIPVFGALCSSSSLHQTLEALARDLTKLDLRRWASFMDAGVEHDDIAELLQELQSLAQCYQDGDSLVD
- the LOC129017880 gene encoding protein misato homolog 1-like isoform X4, whose translation is MWFSPPVPQLMTKLETERYSLSSLKEEGGLYRDKQLDAAIAWQGKLTTHKEELYPKNPYLQDFLSAEGVLSSDGVWRVKSIPNGKGSPPLTTATTPKPLIPTEASIRVWSDFLRVHLHPQSICMIQKYNHDGEAGRLEAFGQGESVLKEPKYQEELEDRLHFYVEECDYLQVAAWQCALQGGSSSHPANYLSSLTSAQGFQILCDLHDGFSGEAQRNIYRLLNTAFGLVHLTAHSSLVCLLSLGGSLGLQPEPPVNFPYLHYDATLPFHCSAILATALDTVTVPYRLCSSPVSMVHLADMLSFCGKKVVTAGAIIPFPLAPGQSLPDSLMQFGGATPWTPLSACGEPSGTRCFAQSVVLRGIDRACHTSQLTPGTPPPSALHACTTGEEVLAQYLQQQQPGVMSSSRLLLTPCRVAPPYPHLFSSCGPPAVESIPVFGALCSSSSLHQTLEALARDLTKLDLRRWASFMDAGVEHDDIAELLQELQSLAQCYQDGDSLVD
- the LOC129017880 gene encoding protein misato homolog 1-like isoform X3, with product MWFSPPVPQLMTKLETERYSLSSLKEEGGLYRDKQLDAAIAWQGKLTTHKEELYPKNPYLQDFLSAEGVLSSDGVWRVKSIPNGKGSPPLTTATTPKPLIPTEASIRVWSDFLRVHLHPQSICMIQKYNHDGEAGRLEAFGQGESVLKEPKYQEELEDRLHFYVEECDYLQVAAWQCALQGGSSSHPANYLSSLTSAQGFQILCDLHDGFSGEAQRNIYRLLNTAFGLVHLTAHSSLVCLLSLGGSLGLQPEPPVNFPYLHYDATLPFHCSAILATALDTVTVPYRLCSSPVSMVHLADMLSFCGKKVVTAGAIIPFPLAPGQSLPDSLMQFGGATPWTPLSACGEPSGTRCFAQSVVLRGIDRACHTRSQLTPGTPPPSALHACTTGEEVLAQYLQQQQPGVMSSSRLLLTPCRVAPPYPHLFSSCGPPGMVLDGSPKGAAVESIPVFGALCSSSSLHQTLEALARDLTKLDLRRWASFMDAGVEHDDIAELLQELQSLAQCYQDGDSLVD
- the LOC129017880 gene encoding protein misato homolog 1-like isoform X1, whose protein sequence is MWFSPPVPQLMTKLETERYSLSSLKEEGGLYRDKQLDAAIAWQGKLTTHKEELYPKNPYLQDFLSAEGVLSSDGVWRVKSIPNGKGSPPLTTATTPKPLIPTEASIRVWSDFLRVHLHPQSICMIQKYNHDGEAGRLEAFGQGESVLKEPKYQEELEDRLHFYVEECDYLQVAAWQCALQGGSSSHPANYLSSLTSAQGFQILCDLHDGFSGVGAKAAELLQDEYSGRGIITWGLLPGPYYRGEAQRNIYRLLNTAFGLVHLTAHSSLVCLLSLGGSLGLQPEPPVNFPYLHYDATLPFHCSAILATALDTVTVPYRLCSSPVSMVHLADMLSFCGKKVVTAGAIIPFPLAPGQSLPDSLMQFGGATPWTPLSACGEPSGTRCFAQSVVLRGIDRACHTRSQLTPGTPPPSALHACTTGEEVLAQYLQQQQPGVMSSSRLLLTPCRVAPPYPHLFSSCGPPGMVLDGSPKGAAVESIPVFGALCSSSSLHQTLEALARDLTKLDLRRWASFMDAGVEHDDIAELLQELQSLAQCYQDGDSLVD
- the LOC129017880 gene encoding protein misato homolog 1-like isoform X6; this translates as MGMGTPEALREAGRLEAFGQGESVLKEPKYQEELEDRLHFYVEECDYLQGFQILCDLHDGFSGVGAKAAELLQDEYSGRGIITWGLLPGPYYRGEAQRNIYRLLNTAFGLVHLTAHSSLVCLLSLGGSLGLQPEPPVNFPYLHYDATLPFHCSAILATALDTVTVPYRLCSSPVSMVHLADMLSFCGKKVVTAGAIIPFPLAPGQSLPDSLMQFGGATPWTPLSACGEPSGTRCFAQSVVLRGIDRACHTSQLTPGTPPPSALHACTTGEEVLAQYLQQQQPGVMSSSRLLLTPCRVAPPYPHLFSSCGPPGMVLDGSPKGAAVESIPVFGALCSSSSLHQTLEALARDLTKLDLRRWASFMDAGVEHDDIAELLQELQSLAQCYQDGDSLVD
- the LOC129017880 gene encoding protein misato homolog 1-like isoform X5, producing the protein MGMGTPEALREAGRLEAFGQGESVLKEPKYQEELEDRLHFYVEECDYLQVAAWQCALQGGSSSHPANYLSSLTSAQGFQILCDLHDGFSGVGAKAAELLQDEYSGRGIITWGLLPGPYYRGEAQRNIYRLLNTAFGLVHLTAHSSLVCLLSLGGSLGLQPEPPVNFPYLHYDATLPFHCSAILATALDTVTVPYRLCSSPVSMVHLADMLSFCGKKVVTAGAIIPFPLAPGQSLPDSLMQFGGATPWTPLSACGEPSGTRCFAQSVVLRGIDRACHTRSQLTPGTPPPSALHACTTGEEVLAQYLQQQQPGVMSSSRLLLTPCRVAPPYPHLFSSCGPPGMVLDGSPKGAAVESIPVFGALCSSSSLHQTLEALARDLTKLDLRRWASFMDAGVEHDDIAELLQELQSLAQCYQDGDSLVD
- the LOC129017880 gene encoding protein misato homolog 1-like isoform X7, with translation MIQKYNHDGEAGRLEAFGQGESVLKEPKYQEELEDRLHFYVEECDYLQVAAWQCALQGGSSSHPANYLSSLTSAQGFQILCDLHDGFSGEAQRNIYRLLNTAFGLVHLTAHSSLVCLLSLGGSLGLQPEPPVNFPYLHYDATLPFHCSAILATALDTVTVPYRLCSSPVSMVHLADMLSFCGKKVVTAGAIIPFPLAPGQSLPDSLMQFGGATPWTPLSACGEPSGTRCFAQSVVLRGIDRACHTRSQLTPGTPPPSALHACTTGEEVLAQYLQQQQPGVMSSSRLLLTPCRVAPPYPHLFSSCGPPGMVLDGSPKGAAVESIPVFGALCSSSSLHQTLEALARDLTKLDLRRWASFMDAGVEHDDIAELLQELQSLAQCYQDGDSLVD